CAAAACAAGAAAAAGATTGGCCTTGCCATCGGACAGGCTGTTGACGCCCCTGCCGGCTTGCTGGAATTAAACGCCACACCTGCGCTTACAGCATACTTCAACAGCCCCTTGTACATGACCTTCGGCAACCTTACCGGCACCAATTATTCTCCTGCCAGCACAGTAAATCTCGCGTCGGCTTTCGACGCTTTGCTCTTTGTGAGGGAGTCCACACCGAAAGTGCCTGTCAAACCAAAATCTGCCTTAAAAAGATTCTCCTTCAACCTGGTAATGCAGCCAGCGCAACTAGCACAGTTGGCAGAGAAAGAAAGCATTTCTGTTTCTGTCCAGAGCGGGCACACGCCATTAGGAACATCGTTGTCGGGTGAGGGAGCCTATGTGAGTCTGATGTTTTTAGACAGCCAGAACCAAATAGTAGGCTATCAGGCGACGTGGTTAACGGCGGACATGAAACTGCATGAACAGCACTACCCGCTTCCACCGGGTTCAGCCAGAATGATGCTGACCGTGACGGGCAGTAACGTGGCAGAACTGCACCTGGCTGACCTGCAGGTGAACGGCATCAAAATAGACCTTAGCAAAATGAAATACTATGGCGAGGGTTATGACACAAGTATAGCGGCAGGCAGAATCGTACTCAAAGAAAGAGGATAAAAGTTAATTTCCCGCACTGGAGCGGGTACTGCCGCTTTCCCTGATGCCCCTTCCTCAAAGTATGCTGCAGATGCTTGCAGCTGTACTGGCTGCCTTATGTTATACTTGCGCCGGGAGCAAGGAAGCTGCAAAAACAAAAGAGGCAGAAAACGAGGCTTATCGCCCTGCTTCCTGCCTCTTTCTGGTGTTCAGCTATACTAGTTGTTGATCTTGATATCTACTTTCTTGGTTTCGAGTGATCCTCCGTCAGGCCCGATCTTTATGGTTGTTCCCTTCTCCTTCTCCACAACAACCTTCTCAACCGGTGCCTCCACCTGCACCACTTTCACGGTTTCTGTTTCGGTGGCTTTTTCTACTACCTCAACCTGTTCCGCTTCGGGTTGGTTGTTGCAGCCAACAGTTAGGAATAGGGCACACGCACTTAGGGCATAAATAAACTTCATACTATTACGATCTTATAAAAGTGACGACAAACAAAAATAGATAAAGCTTAAAGTCCTGATTCGGACCAGAGGGGATAGTACTTTCTTGCCTTGTACAAGGTAAGCATTTAAAGGCAGAGTAACTAGCTGTGCACTATATATTAAATGTTTATTTAAAGGGGCACAGACAAAAACGTTATCGGGAAGTATAACCGTCAATTGCATGCCTGCCTGGCTTTACCGGCACCTGCAGGCCGGCTATGCCCACATTGGTTGCCAAAGCCTGAATTATGCCTATATTCGTAAATCATGCGTAATGTACTCGGGCTATATTTTCCTTTGCGCCTGCACAAAACGCTTCTGCATCCTTAACTTCACTTCTATGACTAGAATTATACTTATCTGCCTGGGCCTTGCTTTTATACTTGGTAGCTGCCAGCGCACTAAAAACGGAACCGCTGCCCGTGCGGAAAAGGAGACCTACGACCTGCTGCTGCTGAACGCCACTGTTGTGGATGTCGCGTCTGGCTCTCTGACACCCGGCCAGCTGATCGCCATTTCCAACGACACGATCCGGATGGTGGACGCTACAGCCAACCGCGACAAGTATGAGGCTCAGCAGGTAATAGACGCCAGCGGCAAATACGTGATGCCCGGCCTTTGGGACATGCATGTGCACTTCAGAGGCGGCGATTCGCTTATCGCTGAAAACAAGAACCTCCTTCCCCTGTACCTGGCCTATGGTGTTACTACCGTTCGGGATGCCGGCGGCGACATAGTACCCAGCGTACTCAGCTGGCGCGAGCAGATCAAAAACGGAAACCTGCAAGGTCCTACCATTTTTACGCCCGGTCCGAAACTGGATGGCGCCGCCCCGGCTTGGGCAGGCTCCATCGAGGTAGTGAATGCAGGTGATATTGAAGCTGCTCTCGATTCGCTGGAGAAGCTGCAGGTAGACTATGTGAAGATGTACGACGGCAGCCTGACCAAAGAGGCCTTCTACGGCATTATACAGGCCGCCGAGAAGCGCGGCATGAAAACAACCGGGCACATGCCCCTGTCCGCCGATATTGTGCAGGCCATTGACTACGGCCTCGACGGTTCGGAGCACATGTACTACACCCTGAAGGCCACCTCGCCGTTGGCCGATAGCCTCACCAAACTGAACCTGGGCTACGGCATGATGAACCAGATAGTAAATTCGTTTGACCCGCAGCTTGCCCGCGAGGTGTACGCGAAGATGAAAGCAAACAACGTATATATCACCCCTACCTTGCACATCGGGAAAGTGCTTTCTGAGCTCCTGGACACCGACCACAGCCGGGATACGCTATTGCCTTACATGGGCAGCGGCATACAGCAGACGTACCAGCGAAGAATAGAGGGCGCCAAACGGGCGGGCAGAAGTGGCAGCGACGCGCGGCAGAAGATGGCCCAGCTCAACATGGACATGATCGTGCCGATGTATGAAGCAGGTGTGAACATTGTTGCCGG
Above is a window of Pontibacter akesuensis DNA encoding:
- a CDS encoding amidohydrolase family protein, which translates into the protein MTRIILICLGLAFILGSCQRTKNGTAARAEKETYDLLLLNATVVDVASGSLTPGQLIAISNDTIRMVDATANRDKYEAQQVIDASGKYVMPGLWDMHVHFRGGDSLIAENKNLLPLYLAYGVTTVRDAGGDIVPSVLSWREQIKNGNLQGPTIFTPGPKLDGAAPAWAGSIEVVNAGDIEAALDSLEKLQVDYVKMYDGSLTKEAFYGIIQAAEKRGMKTTGHMPLSADIVQAIDYGLDGSEHMYYTLKATSPLADSLTKLNLGYGMMNQIVNSFDPQLAREVYAKMKANNVYITPTLHIGKVLSELLDTDHSRDTLLPYMGSGIQQTYQRRIEGAKRAGRSGSDARQKMAQLNMDMIVPMYEAGVNIVAGSDAGPSNSYVYPGESLHGELQSLVKAGLSPQQALVTSVINGPKFFGLENSYGSIEKGKVADLLLLNANPLQNIANTSNIAVVVKGGRVHDQQAINRMLQAVKANNRK